The following nucleotide sequence is from Simkaniaceae bacterium.
GGATCGACAGATCAGACGCTTGAGATCGCAGCCCGCTATCTTAATGTGACGATTCATCACTCCCCTTTTATCGGTTTTGGCCCACTCCACAATCTCGCAATACATCTTGCTCAAAATGACTGGATTTTTTCTCTTGACAGCGATGAGGTGATCTCAGAGGAACTAAGAGACAAATTATCCCATCTGACTCTAGACAAACACTCTCTCTATCGCGTTAATCGGAAAAATTTTTTCAACCACAAATGGATACGCGGAGCGGGATGGTATCCCGATGCCAAGGTGCGCCTCTTTCATAGAGAGACTACGCAGTTTACCCATGATCAGGTGCACGAAAAAGTGCTTGAAAATAGCCACCCTATTATCGATCTCAAAGCCGATATTCACCACTTTTCCTACCGATCAATTGCCGACTTCCTCGATAAAATGCAACACTACTCAAGC
It contains:
- a CDS encoding glycosyltransferase family 2 protein is translated as MNTLANITVTILTKNAAETLQSALESVRDFDEVLILDNGSTDQTLEIAARYLNVTIHHSPFIGFGPLHNLAIHLAQNDWIFSLDSDEVISEELRDKLSHLTLDKHSLYRVNRKNFFNHKWIRGAGWYPDAKVRLFHRETTQFTHDQVHEKVLENSHPIIDLKADIHHFSYRSIADFLDKMQHYSSLYALDHQHTKKSSFSRALFASLFAFFKCYFLKLGIRDGKEGFIIALYNSQTSFYKYLKLEEAHSKRKKRP